DNA sequence from the Halobacterium sp. DL1 genome:
TCGAGGCGCTGCTGCTCGAGGTGCTGAGCGACTTCCAGGTGTCCGTGCCCGAAATCGGCACCGTGAGCGCCGACGTGGCGCCCATCGTCGTCATCACGTCCAACCGGACCCGGGGGCTCAGCGACGCGCTGAAGCGGCGGTGTCTCTACCTCTACATCGAACCGCCGGACTACGAGAAGGAACGCACCATCGTCGAGCGGAAGGTCCCCGAGCTGGAGGCCGCGCTGGTCGACGACGTCGTGGGGTTCGTCCAGGGGCTCCGGGGGACCTCGCTCCGCAAACAGCCCGGCATCTCGGAGACGCTCGACTGGGCGCGGGCCATCGCGGCCTACCACGCCGAGGGGGACGACCTCTCGGTCCCGGAGGTCAAGCGCACGCTCGCCTGCCTCCTGAAGGAGGCCGATGACGTCGAGCGCGTCGACGATGACCTGATAGCGGAGCTTCTGGCCGAGCGCCCGACCGCGTCGGCGAACGGGGCGGGGAGCCAGGGCGACGGATCAGATGGCGGGTGACGGGCCGGGAGATGAGTCGCCCGTCCGACTGTTCGAGGAGTCCGTACACGGCGAACTCGTAACGTTCGTCCGCGCGCTGCGAGCGGCGGGCGCCGCGGTCCCCGCGAACGCCGCCATCTCGGCCGCCGAGGCGCTGTCGGCGGTCGGTCT
Encoded proteins:
- a CDS encoding ATPase, which produces MNPGTSQSVIESESDLRAAFEAADYVAGDEIVTTVSLAMRLEKPLLVEGPPGAGKTEIAKVLASALQSELVRLQCYEGLTAENSLYEWNYTKQLLAVQTRASAGESGGAESDSVFSEEYLLERPLLRALRAGTEAPPVLLIDEVDRADEAFEALLLEVLSDFQVSVPEIGTVSADVAPIVVITSNRTRGLSDALKRRCLYLYIEPPDYEKERTIVERKVPELEAALVDDVVGFVQGLRGTSLRKQPGISETLDWARAIAAYHAEGDDLSVPEVKRTLACLLKEADDVERVDDDLIAELLAERPTASANGAGSQGDGSDGG